One window of the Populus nigra chromosome 4, ddPopNigr1.1, whole genome shotgun sequence genome contains the following:
- the LOC133690808 gene encoding aspartic proteinase-like protein 1 isoform X1, with protein sequence MECDRVVVLVVVVLLCCQFEASIGLTFSSKLIHRFSDEAKSLSISRKGNASGDLWPKRYSFEYFQLLLGNDLKRQRMKLGSQKNQLLFPSQGSQALFFGNELDWLHYTWIDIGTPNVSFLVALDAGSDLLWVPCDCIQCAPLSASYYNISLDRDLSEYSPSLSSTSRHLSCDHQLCEWGSNCKNPKDPCPYIFNYDDFENTTSAGFLVEDKLHLASVGDHAARKMLQASVVLGCGRKQGGSFFDGAAPDGVMGLGPGDISVPSLLAKAGLIQNCFSLCFDENDSGRILFGDRGHASQQSTPFLPIQGTYAAYFVGVESYCVGNSCLKRSGFKALVDSGSSFTYLPSEVYNELVSEFDKQVNAKRISFQDGLWDYCYNASSQELHNIPAIQLKFPRNQNFVVHNPTYSIPHHQGFTMFCLSLQPTDGSYGIIGQNFMIGYRMVFDIENLKLGWSNSSCQDTSDSADVHLAPPPDNKSPNPLPTNEQQSIPRTPSVAPAVAGRTSSESSAASLLIPFLHLMISLLLLLVKCMFISTF encoded by the exons ATGGAGTGTGATCGCGTGgttgttttggtggtagtgGTGCTGCTTTGCTGTCAGTTTGAAGCTTCAATTGGACTCACATTTTCCTCCAAGCTGATACACCGTTTCTCCGACGAGGCTAAATCTCTATCGATTTCGCGCAAGGGCAATGCGAGTGGTGATTTGTGGCCGAAACGGTACAGTTTCGAGTACTTTCAATTGTTACTAGGTAACGACTTGAAACGACAGAGAATGAAGCTCGGTTCGCAGAAAAATCAGTTGCTGTTTCCTTCCCAAGGAAGCCAAGCTCTCTTCTTCGGAAACGAACTTGACTG GTTGCATTATACATGGATTGATATCGGCACTCCAAACGTGTCGTTTTTAGTTGCATTGGATGCTGGTAGTGATTTGTTATGGGTCCCATGTGATTGTATTCAATGTGCCCCCCTATCTGCCAGttactacaatatttctctg GATAGAGATTTAAGCGAGTATAGTCCATCTTTATCAAGCACAAGCAGGCACTTATCTTGTGATCACCAGTTATGCGAATGGGGTTCGAATTGCAAAAATCCCAAGGATCCCTGCCCTTACATTTTTAACTATGATGATTTCGAAAATACAACGAGTGCTGGGTTTTTGGTTGAGGATAAATTACATTTGGCATCAGTTGGTGATCACGCGGCTCGGAAAATGTTGCAGGCTTCTGTTGTTTTAGG GTGTGGTAGGAAGCAAGGTGGGAGCTTTTTTGATGGAGCTGCTCCAGATGGTGTTATGGGACTGGGACCTGGAGACATTTCTGTCCCCAGTTTGCTTGCTAAAGCTGGATTAATTCAAAATTGTTTCTCGCTCTGTTTTGACGAGAATGATTCTGGGAGGATTCTTTTTGGTGATAGAGGGCATGCCTCCCAACAGTCAACACCATTTTTGCCAATACAAGGAACTTA TGCTGCTTACTTTGTCGGGGTGGAATCTTATTGTGTTGGTAATTCTTGTCTTAAGAGATCCGGGTTCAAAGCATTGGTTGACAGCGGTTCGTCTTTCACATATCTTCCAAGTGAAGTTTATAATGAACTTGTGTCAGAG TTTGACAAACAAGTGAACGCTAAAAGAATTAGTTTTCAAGATGGCCTGTGGGACTATTGCTATAATGCCAG TTCACAGGAATTACACAACATTCCCGCCATTCAACTTAAATTCCCAAGGAACCAGAACTTTGTAGTTCATAACCCCACATATTCCATTCCGCACCATCAG GGATTTACAATGTTCTGTCTAAGTCTCCAGCCAACAGATGGTAGTTACGGTATTATTGGAC AAAACTTCATGATTGGTTACCGCATGGTTTTTGACATAGAGAATTTGAAATTGGGTTGGTCTAATTCCAGCT GTCAAGATACAAGTGACAGTGCAGATGTGCATCTTGCCCCACCTCCAGATAATAAATCACCAAATCCACTTCCAACAAATGAGCAACAGAGCATCCCTAGGACACCTTCGGTTGCTCCAGCTGTTGCTGGAAGGACTTCCTCTGAATCATCCGCGGCTTCCCTGCTCATTCCATTCCTCCATTTAATGATCTCATTGCTATTGCTACTCGTTAAATGTATGTTTATCTCAACTTTCTAA
- the LOC133690808 gene encoding aspartic proteinase-like protein 1 isoform X2 encodes MCPPICQLLQYFSGAPVIMQDRDLSEYSPSLSSTSRHLSCDHQLCEWGSNCKNPKDPCPYIFNYDDFENTTSAGFLVEDKLHLASVGDHAARKMLQASVVLGCGRKQGGSFFDGAAPDGVMGLGPGDISVPSLLAKAGLIQNCFSLCFDENDSGRILFGDRGHASQQSTPFLPIQGTYAAYFVGVESYCVGNSCLKRSGFKALVDSGSSFTYLPSEVYNELVSEFDKQVNAKRISFQDGLWDYCYNASSQELHNIPAIQLKFPRNQNFVVHNPTYSIPHHQGFTMFCLSLQPTDGSYGIIGQNFMIGYRMVFDIENLKLGWSNSSCQDTSDSADVHLAPPPDNKSPNPLPTNEQQSIPRTPSVAPAVAGRTSSESSAASLLIPFLHLMISLLLLLVKCMFISTF; translated from the exons ATGTGCCCCCCTATCTGCCAGttactacaatatttctctg GTGCTCCTGTTATTATGCAGGATAGAGATTTAAGCGAGTATAGTCCATCTTTATCAAGCACAAGCAGGCACTTATCTTGTGATCACCAGTTATGCGAATGGGGTTCGAATTGCAAAAATCCCAAGGATCCCTGCCCTTACATTTTTAACTATGATGATTTCGAAAATACAACGAGTGCTGGGTTTTTGGTTGAGGATAAATTACATTTGGCATCAGTTGGTGATCACGCGGCTCGGAAAATGTTGCAGGCTTCTGTTGTTTTAGG GTGTGGTAGGAAGCAAGGTGGGAGCTTTTTTGATGGAGCTGCTCCAGATGGTGTTATGGGACTGGGACCTGGAGACATTTCTGTCCCCAGTTTGCTTGCTAAAGCTGGATTAATTCAAAATTGTTTCTCGCTCTGTTTTGACGAGAATGATTCTGGGAGGATTCTTTTTGGTGATAGAGGGCATGCCTCCCAACAGTCAACACCATTTTTGCCAATACAAGGAACTTA TGCTGCTTACTTTGTCGGGGTGGAATCTTATTGTGTTGGTAATTCTTGTCTTAAGAGATCCGGGTTCAAAGCATTGGTTGACAGCGGTTCGTCTTTCACATATCTTCCAAGTGAAGTTTATAATGAACTTGTGTCAGAG TTTGACAAACAAGTGAACGCTAAAAGAATTAGTTTTCAAGATGGCCTGTGGGACTATTGCTATAATGCCAG TTCACAGGAATTACACAACATTCCCGCCATTCAACTTAAATTCCCAAGGAACCAGAACTTTGTAGTTCATAACCCCACATATTCCATTCCGCACCATCAG GGATTTACAATGTTCTGTCTAAGTCTCCAGCCAACAGATGGTAGTTACGGTATTATTGGAC AAAACTTCATGATTGGTTACCGCATGGTTTTTGACATAGAGAATTTGAAATTGGGTTGGTCTAATTCCAGCT GTCAAGATACAAGTGACAGTGCAGATGTGCATCTTGCCCCACCTCCAGATAATAAATCACCAAATCCACTTCCAACAAATGAGCAACAGAGCATCCCTAGGACACCTTCGGTTGCTCCAGCTGTTGCTGGAAGGACTTCCTCTGAATCATCCGCGGCTTCCCTGCTCATTCCATTCCTCCATTTAATGATCTCATTGCTATTGCTACTCGTTAAATGTATGTTTATCTCAACTTTCTAA
- the LOC133690914 gene encoding heavy metal-associated isoprenylated plant protein 24-like produces the protein MGVAGTLEYFSHLLSNVKRRRKKKQMQTVALKVRMDCEGCERKVKSVLSGVKGVKSVGVDMKQQKVTVTGNVEPKKVLKAAQSTKKKVEMWPYVPYTLVAHPYVSQAYDKKAPPNHVRAIPVTATISETTMDDNYTNMFSDENPNACSIM, from the exons ATGGGAGTTGCAGGAACTTTGGAGTATTTCTCTCATTTACTGAGCAATGTcaagagaagaaggaaaaagaagcaGATGCAAACGGTAGCTCTCAAAGTCAGGATGGACTGCGAGGGCTGTGAACGCAAGGTCAAGAGTGTCCTCTCCGGAGTTAAGG GTGTTAAATCTGTGGGCGTAGACATGAAGCAACAAAAGGTGACCGTGACTGGGAACGTAGAGCCGAAGAAAGTGTTGAAGGCAGCTCAATCAACAAAGAAGAAGGTAGAGATGTGGCCTTATGTGCCATACACTTTAGTGGCACACCCCTACGTTTCACAGGCTTATGACAAGAAAGCACCTCCGAATCATGTTAGAGCAATTCCGGTCACAGCCACTATCAGCGAGACCACCATGGACGATAACTACACCAACATGTTTAGCGATGAGAACCCCAATGCCTGCTCCATCATGTAA